In Candidatus Bathyanammoxibius amoris, the following are encoded in one genomic region:
- a CDS encoding alkaline phosphatase, which produces MISPRQFISSSRSIYRPLNIPLFRVIVIVTVILLTAPFGVPAVAGESGAKNVVLLIGDGMGWSHLVMARSFVHGPAGELYMDKFEHSGYVSTFSLQSLITDSAAAATALATGHKTRRGVIGQSVHAKEYKTVLEIAGDTGRSTGLVTTAEVTHATPAAFAAHESSRENAREIAEDYLHRSRPDVIMGGGLRVWTTLPLKEARDMGYEVVYTKEELERVDIAKTEKLLGLFAPEHMSFAMDRRLDEPSLIEMSLKALEVLSKDPDGFFVMIEGGRIDHASHKNDSDAVLYETVAFDETVGAVVEWLEANGLSDETLVIVTADHETGGLAIVGPKNFLPGRGDKPKLKWIHRRHTAEDVPIWAQGPGARAVSGRMDNTDVFKLMREALDPSHTAERP; this is translated from the coding sequence GTGATATCGCCGCGTCAGTTTATAAGTAGTAGTAGGTCTATTTACCGCCCGTTGAATATCCCTCTGTTCCGTGTAATCGTAATCGTAACCGTAATCCTCCTGACCGCGCCCTTCGGGGTCCCGGCCGTTGCCGGGGAAAGTGGCGCAAAGAACGTCGTCCTTTTAATAGGCGACGGTATGGGGTGGTCGCATCTGGTCATGGCGAGGAGTTTCGTTCACGGCCCCGCGGGCGAGCTTTATATGGACAAATTTGAACACTCGGGTTATGTCTCGACCTTTTCCCTGCAGAGCCTGATAACCGATTCCGCGGCTGCGGCCACGGCCCTGGCCACGGGCCATAAGACAAGACGGGGCGTTATAGGACAGTCGGTTCATGCGAAGGAATATAAGACCGTCCTTGAGATTGCCGGGGACACGGGCAGGTCAACCGGACTGGTTACCACCGCGGAGGTTACCCACGCCACCCCCGCCGCATTCGCCGCACATGAGTCCTCACGCGAGAACGCGCGTGAGATTGCGGAGGACTACCTGCACCGCTCACGGCCCGACGTAATCATGGGAGGCGGCCTGCGGGTATGGACCACCCTTCCCCTTAAAGAGGCAAGGGACATGGGCTATGAGGTGGTCTATACGAAAGAGGAGCTGGAACGGGTAGATATTGCGAAGACGGAGAAGCTGCTCGGGCTGTTTGCTCCGGAACATATGTCCTTCGCGATGGACAGGAGGCTGGACGAACCGTCTTTAATAGAGATGTCTCTAAAGGCGCTGGAGGTATTGTCCAAAGACCCGGACGGGTTCTTTGTTATGATAGAGGGCGGGCGTATAGACCACGCGAGCCATAAGAACGACAGCGACGCCGTTCTTTACGAGACCGTCGCGTTTGACGAGACGGTGGGTGCGGTGGTGGAATGGCTTGAGGCAAACGGCCTGTCGGATGAGACGCTGGTGATAGTCACCGCGGACCATGAAACGGGCGGGCTGGCGATAGTCGGTCCCAAAAACTTTCTGCCGGGGCGGGGCGATAAGCCGAAGCTGAAGTGGATACACCGGCGTCATACGGCCGAGGACGTGCCCATATGGGCGCAGGGCCCCGGCGCCAGGGCCGTTAGCGGGCGCATGGATAACACGGACGTGTTCAAGTTGATGAGAGAGGCCCTTGACCCCTCTCATACCGCCGAAAGACCTTGA
- the xerD gene encoding site-specific tyrosine recombinase XerD has protein sequence MEELIQSFLDYLSLECGLSENTVLAYRNDLNKFRGFLDKWDIEKMEDLRPEHLNLYMVAERERGIGVNSVSRNLSAIKQFYKFLVIDGRLKKDVLAEVDSPKLWKRLPDVLHWQEVERLLDSPSLERAQGLRDRAVLEVLYATGARASEATSLKLGDVNIEDGYVRCHGKGNKERIVPLGKKACEMLERYLNESRPKLDRGLPGESVFLTRSGRPLRREDVWRIVKNYAKKAGIKEISPHGLRHSFATHLLERGADLRSVQEMLGHSNIATTQTYTHIERQHLKHIHKKFHPRG, from the coding sequence ATGGAAGAACTGATACAATCATTTTTAGACTATCTGAGTCTGGAGTGCGGCCTCTCTGAAAATACCGTCCTTGCCTACAGGAACGACCTCAATAAATTCAGGGGATTCCTGGACAAGTGGGATATCGAGAAGATGGAGGATTTGAGGCCTGAGCACCTCAACCTCTACATGGTGGCCGAGAGGGAACGGGGCATAGGCGTAAACAGCGTCTCCCGGAACCTTTCTGCCATAAAACAGTTCTACAAATTCCTGGTAATAGACGGACGCCTGAAGAAGGATGTGCTCGCGGAGGTGGATTCGCCGAAGCTCTGGAAGCGTCTGCCGGACGTCCTGCACTGGCAGGAGGTAGAGAGACTGCTGGACAGCCCTTCGCTGGAGAGGGCACAGGGCCTGAGGGACAGGGCCGTACTTGAGGTGTTGTACGCCACGGGGGCGAGGGCCTCAGAGGCGACCTCTCTCAAGCTGGGGGATGTGAACATAGAGGACGGGTATGTCAGGTGTCACGGTAAGGGCAACAAGGAGCGCATAGTGCCCCTGGGCAAAAAGGCCTGTGAGATGTTGGAGCGTTATCTAAACGAATCAAGGCCTAAACTGGACAGGGGACTACCAGGCGAGTCCGTCTTTTTGACGAGGTCGGGGAGACCGCTGAGGAGAGAGGACGTCTGGCGTATCGTCAAAAACTATGCGAAGAAAGCGGGTATAAAGGAAATCTCACCCCATGGTCTGAGACACTCTTTTGCCACACATCTATTAGAGCGCGGCGCGGACCTCAGGAGCGTGCAGGAGATGCTGGGCCACTCCAATATCGCCACAACCCAGACGTACACCCACATAGAACGCCAGCACCTGAAACATATCCACAAAAAATTCCATCCCAGGGGGTAG
- the glyS gene encoding glycine--tRNA ligase subunit beta — protein sequence MTPKHTTNPLMGKLLLEIGTEEIPAGYIAPALRQMEVLFKEGLKKNRLGFGRVETFGTPCHLGLYAEGIPEKQPAQTEELPGPSSKIGLDSDGRPTKAGLGFARAQGVDFSELQVKDTPKGSYLFAVKTHEGVPSIKLLPEILSDVIRSISFPKKMRWRGPGLSFARPISRVMALFDAEVIEFELNGIKSGRVTRGHPFLSGKMITINKADLGTYKDLLRKEKVIVDPEERKTVLRDAINAIMRKYGSELSGEEKLLEEVNYLVEYPFPVECTFPEEFLRVPQEVVETVMISHQRYFPVEDGNGRLLSKFVAVCNRDEHGARRSVEGNERVLRARLADAKFFWEEDRKRSLKDWLDGLKDVVFHEKLGSYRERTERIDRLSAYLARKELNLADAEKEALHQAALLCKADLLTQMVGEFPELQGVMGYHYAREEGLPEDVALAIKEHYMPRHARDKVPESRLGMTLSLADKFDALCGCFSVGLVPTGSQDPYGLRRQAQGIIRILESHRLSLSLQDTIVAALENFPGKGTAMKEINAFFRDRLYQTFRERGYRYDIVNAVLSAGFDDVSDFKNRVEVISGISKTDKWQELVVVAERTFNIGKNAPSAGEVDEGLLKEDEERYLWDVYVKNKDKITALIDEKKYEEASALFCETFAGPVHTFFDKVFVNVEDEKLRNNRLVLVKKINELYGPRVAELSKIVHPEKDGSEDLVEIV from the coding sequence ATGACACCGAAACACACTACAAATCCGCTTATGGGCAAGCTGTTACTGGAGATAGGCACTGAGGAGATTCCCGCCGGCTATATAGCGCCAGCTCTCAGGCAAATGGAAGTACTTTTTAAAGAAGGGCTTAAGAAGAACCGCCTGGGCTTTGGGAGGGTGGAGACCTTTGGGACACCGTGCCATCTGGGTCTCTACGCGGAGGGTATACCGGAGAAACAGCCGGCGCAGACAGAGGAGCTGCCGGGACCGTCGAGTAAGATTGGCCTTGATTCTGACGGCCGTCCCACAAAGGCCGGGCTTGGCTTTGCCAGGGCGCAGGGCGTGGACTTTAGCGAACTGCAGGTCAAAGACACCCCTAAGGGGTCGTATCTGTTTGCCGTTAAGACCCATGAGGGAGTACCGTCTATAAAACTTCTGCCGGAGATTCTTTCCGATGTCATCCGTTCAATATCATTCCCGAAGAAGATGAGGTGGAGGGGACCGGGACTTTCCTTTGCAAGGCCGATTTCCCGGGTAATGGCCCTCTTTGATGCCGAGGTTATAGAATTCGAGTTGAACGGTATAAAAAGCGGGCGGGTCACACGCGGCCACCCGTTCCTCTCCGGTAAAATGATTACCATCAATAAGGCGGACCTTGGGACCTATAAAGACCTTCTGAGAAAGGAGAAGGTGATAGTAGACCCGGAGGAACGAAAGACCGTACTCCGGGATGCAATAAACGCAATAATGCGGAAATATGGTTCTGAACTGTCGGGAGAAGAAAAACTCTTGGAGGAGGTTAATTACCTGGTGGAGTACCCGTTTCCGGTAGAGTGCACGTTCCCGGAGGAGTTTTTGCGTGTGCCGCAGGAGGTGGTGGAGACGGTGATGATAAGTCATCAGCGGTATTTTCCCGTAGAAGACGGCAACGGCAGGCTTCTATCCAAGTTTGTGGCCGTGTGCAACCGGGATGAGCATGGGGCCCGCAGGTCTGTTGAGGGCAATGAGAGGGTGTTGAGGGCGCGGCTTGCGGACGCAAAGTTCTTCTGGGAAGAGGATAGAAAACGTTCGCTAAAGGACTGGCTCGACGGGCTGAAGGACGTGGTCTTCCATGAGAAGCTGGGAAGCTACCGGGAAAGGACGGAGCGCATCGACAGGCTTTCTGCGTATCTGGCCCGAAAAGAGCTCAACCTGGCGGACGCGGAAAAGGAGGCTCTGCACCAGGCGGCCCTCCTGTGTAAGGCAGACCTGCTGACACAGATGGTGGGAGAATTTCCGGAACTGCAGGGAGTAATGGGTTATCACTATGCGAGAGAAGAGGGGCTGCCGGAAGACGTGGCGCTGGCAATTAAGGAACACTATATGCCGCGACATGCGAGGGATAAAGTGCCGGAGTCACGGCTTGGTATGACGCTCAGCCTGGCCGACAAGTTCGATGCGCTGTGTGGCTGCTTCTCGGTAGGGCTGGTGCCCACGGGCTCTCAAGACCCCTACGGGCTTAGGCGGCAGGCCCAGGGGATAATCCGCATTCTTGAGTCACACAGGCTGTCCCTGTCGCTGCAGGACACGATTGTGGCGGCCCTGGAAAATTTTCCGGGAAAAGGCACTGCCATGAAGGAGATAAACGCGTTCTTCAGAGACAGGCTCTACCAGACGTTCCGCGAAAGGGGTTACAGGTACGACATCGTTAACGCTGTTTTAAGCGCCGGCTTTGACGATGTAAGCGATTTCAAAAACCGGGTTGAAGTTATCTCCGGGATTTCTAAGACCGACAAATGGCAGGAATTAGTTGTCGTGGCAGAAAGGACATTCAACATAGGAAAGAACGCACCCTCCGCCGGAGAGGTTGACGAAGGTCTATTAAAGGAGGATGAAGAACGCTATCTCTGGGACGTTTACGTAAAGAATAAAGACAAGATAACGGCACTCATAGACGAAAAGAAATATGAAGAGGCATCCGCGTTGTTCTGTGAAACATTTGCCGGGCCCGTACACACGTTCTTTGACAAGGTGTTCGTGAACGTGGAAGACGAGAAGCTCAGGAACAACCGTCTCGTTCTTGTTAAAAAGATAAACGAACTCTACGGGCCCAGGGTTGCCGAGCTTTCAAAGATAGTGCACCCGGAGAAAGACGGTTCAGAGGATTTGGTAGAGATTGTGTGA
- a CDS encoding MotA/TolQ/ExbB proton channel family protein, with product MSWLIGGGPVMIPLLICSVIALAVVIERALCLGKNRIIRPELVRLIHDVKDISDVPRAFSRCQHMRGPFANIVKHVLTNLHLSWEEKLHEIQIAGREESKTLERNLVLLEIVAAVSPLLGLLGTVIGLDSIFAAIGKAGLGDPSAFSHGIAQALRTTIMGLSIAIPSMIAFSFYDRRVGNFVNEMERFSTILLNKLYASKARQEKERPEGAKLQGHYPSHEG from the coding sequence TTGAGTTGGCTTATCGGCGGCGGCCCTGTAATGATACCGCTGCTCATCTGCTCCGTGATTGCCCTGGCGGTTGTTATAGAGAGAGCCCTGTGTCTGGGGAAGAACCGTATCATCAGGCCGGAACTTGTCAGGCTCATCCACGACGTTAAAGACATAAGCGACGTCCCCAGGGCCTTTTCCAGATGCCAGCACATGCGCGGCCCTTTTGCCAATATCGTCAAACACGTACTTACAAACCTCCACCTGTCCTGGGAAGAGAAGCTCCACGAGATACAGATCGCCGGGAGGGAGGAGTCAAAGACACTGGAACGCAATCTTGTTCTGCTTGAGATCGTAGCGGCCGTATCCCCTCTTCTCGGTCTTCTTGGAACCGTCATAGGGCTTGACTCGATCTTTGCGGCCATCGGCAAGGCAGGGCTGGGAGACCCAAGCGCTTTTTCCCACGGCATCGCTCAGGCCCTGCGTACGACCATAATGGGCCTCTCCATCGCTATCCCGTCCATGATTGCCTTCAGCTTTTATGACCGCAGGGTTGGCAACTTTGTGAACGAAATGGAAAGATTCTCTACAATCCTCCTTAACAAGCTCTATGCCTCCAAGGCCCGCCAAGAAAAGGAACGGCCCGAGGGGGCAAAGCTGCAGGGTCACTACCCCTCTCACGAAGGATAA
- a CDS encoding biopolymer transporter ExbD, producing MDFRTRRAVNYSINIASLIDVLFLLLMFFVVTSVFIEQPNIKLELPSASHAETTKFEGLTITINKEGRLFFGKQPVGITELDAILRSKTEALGDIVLVLRADRDVAYGVVIAVMDVARGAGLKRITALTVSEEETR from the coding sequence ATGGATTTTCGGACCAGACGTGCCGTTAATTACAGTATTAACATAGCATCCTTGATAGACGTCCTTTTTTTACTTTTAATGTTTTTTGTGGTCACGTCCGTGTTCATTGAACAGCCCAACATAAAACTTGAACTGCCCAGCGCAAGTCATGCCGAGACGACCAAGTTTGAGGGGCTGACCATTACCATCAACAAAGAGGGCCGGCTCTTCTTTGGAAAGCAGCCTGTCGGCATAACCGAGCTGGACGCCATCCTGCGCAGCAAAACCGAAGCGCTGGGAGACATCGTACTGGTCCTGAGGGCGGACAGGGACGTCGCCTACGGGGTGGTTATTGCGGTGATGGACGTTGCCAGAGGCGCAGGACTAAAGAGAATAACTGCCCTCACGGTCTCAGAAGAAGAGACGCGGTAG
- a CDS encoding 4Fe-4S binding protein: protein MLKKKFAKDKCVTCKQCMFACSVRHSVSKDVFTAISEEPKSIPRLTVSIRKDKPHMTVCQNCAKPKCRDACEYGAITKYEDGNVVIDQEKCTGCWECVTACPFGAIFKKTEMKVAVNCDDCKGYDDMACVEACKTEALVYKVKKEVLVTADK from the coding sequence ATGCTTAAGAAGAAATTTGCCAAAGATAAATGCGTCACTTGCAAACAGTGTATGTTCGCCTGTTCGGTGAGACATTCCGTCTCTAAAGACGTCTTTACCGCCATTTCCGAGGAACCTAAATCCATTCCCCGCCTCACGGTCAGCATACGCAAGGATAAGCCCCATATGACGGTATGCCAGAACTGCGCAAAACCTAAGTGCCGGGACGCCTGCGAGTACGGGGCGATTACAAAGTATGAAGACGGTAACGTGGTCATAGACCAGGAAAAGTGCACGGGCTGCTGGGAATGTGTAACTGCATGCCCCTTTGGAGCCATTTTCAAGAAAACCGAGATGAAAGTAGCTGTAAATTGTGACGACTGCAAGGGATATGATGACATGGCGTGCGTCGAGGCGTGTAAGACCGAGGCACTTGTTTACAAGGTGAAAAAGGAGGTCCTTGTAACGGCAGATAAGTAG